From Strix uralensis isolate ZFMK-TIS-50842 chromosome 1, bStrUra1, whole genome shotgun sequence, a single genomic window includes:
- the PSMG4 gene encoding proteasome assembly chaperone 4 isoform X1 has protein sequence MEAAGGGGAAAGGIALHDFSGRLGEQWVHFHAMRLRDSLFLWVGAAPALASLAVAMCSPRDSIPVAASLLGDPSDTASACLAQRLASKTKKQVFVSYNLQNTDSSFTLLIENRIKEEMMAFPEKF, from the exons AtggaggcggcgggcggcgggggagcggcggcgggcggcatcGCCCTGCACGACTTCAGCGGGCGGCTGGGCGAGCAGTGGGTGCACTTCCACGCCATGCGGCTGCGGGACTCGCTCTTCCTCTGGGTGGGCGCCGCGCCCGCCCTCGCCAGCCTGGCCGTCGCCATGTGCAGCCCCCGC GACAGCATCCCGGTGGCCGCCTCGCTCCTGGGGGACCCCTCCGACACCGCCTCCGCCTGCCTGGCCCAGCGCTTGG CCAGCAAGACCAAAAAACAGGTATTTGTCAGCTACAATCTTCAAAACACAGACAGCAGTTTCACCTTACTCATAGAAAATAGGATCAAAGAAGAAATGATGGCTTTTCCAGAGAAGTTCTGA
- the LOC141945228 gene encoding tubulin beta-2 chain, whose product MREIVHIQAGQCGNQIGAKFWEVISDEHGIDPTGSYHGDSDLQLERINVYYNEATGNKYVPRAILVDLEPGTMDSVRSGPFGQIFRPDNFVFGQSGAGNNWAKGHYTEGAELVDSVLDVVRKESESCDCLQGFQLTHSLGGGTGSGMGTLLISKIREEYPDRIMNTFSVMPSPKVSDTVVEPYNATLSVHQLVENTDETYCIDNEALYDICFRTLKLTTPTYGDLNHLVSATMSGVTTCLRFPGQLNADLRKLAVNMVPFPRLHFFMPGFAPLTSRGSQQYRALTVPELTQQMFDSKNMMAACDPRHGRYLTVAAIFRGRMSMKEVDEQMLNVQNKNSSYFVEWIPNNVKTAVCDIPPRGLKMSATFIGNSTAIQELFKRISEQFTAMFRRKAFLHWYTGEGMDEMEFTEAESNMNDLVSEYQQYQDATADEQGEFEEEGEEDEA is encoded by the exons ATGCGTGAGATCGTGCACATCCAGGCCGGGCAGTGCGGCAACCAGATCGGCGCCAAG TTCTGGGAGGTCATCAGCGATGAGCATGGCATCGACCCCACCGGCAGCTACCACGGGGACAGCGACCTGCAGCTGGAGAGGATCAACGTCTACTACAATGAAGCCACCG GTAACAAGTACGTCCCCCGTGCCATCCTGGTGGACCTGGAGCCCGGCACGATGGACTCGGTGCGCTCCGGCCCCTTTGGACAGATCTTCCGGCCCGACAACTTTGTCTTTG GTCAGAGCGGGGCGGGCAACAACTGGGCCAAGGGGCACTACACGGAAGGTGCCGAGCTGGTGGACTCTGTCCTGGATGTGGTGAGGAAGGAGTCGGAGAGCTGTGACTGCCTGCAGGGCTTCCAGCTGACCCACTCGCTGGGCGGCGGCACGGGCTCCGGGATGGGCACTCTCCTCATCAGCAAGATCCGGGAGGAGTACCCCGACCGCATCATGAACACCTTCAGCGTCATGCCCTCCCCCAAGGTGTCGGACACGGTGGTGGAGCCCTACAATGCCACCCTCTCTGTGCACCAGCTGGTGGAGAACACGGACGAGACCTACTGCATTGACAACGAGGCCCTGTATGACATTTGCTTCCGCACCCTGAAGCTGACCACTCCCACGTACGGGGACCTCAACCACCTGGTGTCGGCCACCATGAGCGGCGTGACCACCTGCCTTCGCTTCCCCGGCCAGCTGAACGCCGACCTGCGCAAGCTGGCGGTCAACATGGTGCCTTTCCCCCGGCTGCACTTCTTCATGCCGGGCTTCGCCCCCCTCACCAGCCGTGGCAGCCAGCAGTACCGAGCCCTGACGGTGCCCGAGCTGACGCAGCAGATGTTCGACTCCAAGAACATGATGGCCGCCTGCGACCCCCGCCACGGCCGCTACCTGACGGTGGCCGCCATCTTCCGGGGCCGCATGTCCATGAAGGAGGTGGACGAGCAGATGCTCAACGTGCAGAACAAGAACAGCAGCTACTTTGTGGAGTGGATCCCCAACAACGTGAAGACGGCCGTCTGCGACATCCCCCCGCGCGGCCTCAAGATGTCCGCCACCTTCATTGGCAACAGCACGGCTATTCAGGAGCTCTTCAAGAGGATCTCGGAGCAGTTCACGGCCATGTTCCGGCGCAAGGCTTTCTTGCACTGGTACACTGGCGAGGGCATGGATGAAATGGAGTTCACGGAGGCCGAGAGCAACATGAATGACCTGGTCTCCGAATATCAGCAATACCAGGATGCCACTGCTGATGAGCAGGGGGAGtttgaagaggaaggagaggaggatgaGGCGTAA
- the PSMG4 gene encoding proteasome assembly chaperone 4 isoform X2, whose translation MEAAGGGGAAAGGIALHDFSGRLGEQWVHFHAMRLRDSLFLWVGAAPALASLAVAMCSPRDSIPVAASLLGDPSDTASACLAQRLARPKNRYLSATIFKTQTAVSPYS comes from the exons AtggaggcggcgggcggcgggggagcggcggcgggcggcatcGCCCTGCACGACTTCAGCGGGCGGCTGGGCGAGCAGTGGGTGCACTTCCACGCCATGCGGCTGCGGGACTCGCTCTTCCTCTGGGTGGGCGCCGCGCCCGCCCTCGCCAGCCTGGCCGTCGCCATGTGCAGCCCCCGC GACAGCATCCCGGTGGCCGCCTCGCTCCTGGGGGACCCCTCCGACACCGCCTCCGCCTGCCTGGCCCAGCGCTTGG CAAGACCAAAAAACAGGTATTTGTCAGCTACAATCTTCAAAACACAGACAGCAGTTTCACCTTACTCATAG